One window from the genome of Nicotiana tomentosiformis chromosome 5, ASM39032v3, whole genome shotgun sequence encodes:
- the LOC104086208 gene encoding uncharacterized protein, whose protein sequence is MLGKEGVSKSDSAEKKLSWLRSQIIGENIDFETPFGKRRLTYADHTASGRCLHYIENYITNNVLPFYGNSHTSDSYVGYQTTKIVNEAAAYVKKCLGGGEEDAIIFCGSGSTAAIKRLQEVMGIAVPSIVREEVLTKCFRNETEERWVVFVGPYEHHSNILSWRQSLAEVVEIGLDENGLVDMEALRVQLEFYKSMNRPLLGSFSACSNVTGTYSDTRAIARLLHKNGAYACFDFATSAPYAKIDMRSGEIDGYDAVFLSSHKFLGGPGTPGILLMNKALYLLRTSPPSTCGGGTVDFVNPFYEKDTIYVENIEEREEAGTPPIIQKVRTALAFWVKEFISHKVIERMERSYIELALERLLPNPNIRVLGNVTAKRQAVVSFLIYTTTYSSSSDKSGENNKLYLWRETGNKKGKPLHGRFVAKLLNDLFGIQARGGCACAGPYGHTLLKIDEPQSLALKAAIELGYTGVKPGWTRVRFPYYMSKEEFEFIIEAIEFIAIYGQRYLPIYHFNWKSGAWTFKKKAFGETLIGKDQNCHFCGSPMKGLNLDCHNTKNHNHGEGITKEGQICRYAKYLETAKRIAGHLPKFPPQQSIPEEINPNLVPFRV, encoded by the exons ATGCTAGGGAAGGAAGGTGTATCCAAGAGTGATTCTGCAGAAAAGAAACTTTCATGGCTGCGTTCTCAGATAATTGGTGAAAATATCGATTTTGAGACACCCTTTGGAAAACGTAGGCTTACTTATGCTGATCACACTGCCTCTGGAAGATGCCTTCACTATATTGAAAATTATATCACTAATAACGTCCTTCCTTTCTATG GTAACAGTCATACCAGTGACAGTTACGTTGGATACCAAACCACGAAAATAGTGAATGAAGCAGCAGCCTACGTGAAGAAATGCTTAGGGGGAGGAGAAGAAGATGCTATCATATTCTGTGGTTCTGGTTCTACTGCAGCCATTAAAAGGCTCCAAGAAGTTATGGGAATTGCAGTCCCTTCAATCGTAAGAGAAGAAGTCCTCACAAAATGCTTCCGAAATGAGACAGAAGAGAGATGGGTAGTATTTGTTGGCCCTTATGAGCATCACTCTAACATCCTTTCGTGGAGACAAAGTTTAGCAGAGGTTGTGGAGATTGGTTTGGATGAAAATGGCCTTGTGGATATGGAAGCTTTGAGAGTTCAGCTTGAGTTCTACAAGTCTATGAATAGGCCATTATTGGGTTCATTCTCAGCCTGTAGTAATGTCACTGGAACTTACTCTGATACGAGAGCCATCGCTCGTCTTCTTCACAAAAATGGAGCTTATGCTTGCTTTGATTTCGCCACAAG TGCTCCTTATGCAAAAATAGACATGAGATCAGGAGAAATAGACGGGTATGATGCTGTTTTCCTTAGTTCCCACAAGTTTCTTGGAGGGCCAGGGACACCAGGAATCCTTTTAATGAACAAGGCACTCTATCTGTTGAGAACTTCACCTCCGTCAACTTGTGGTGGTGGAACTGTTGATTTTGTCAACCCCTTTTACGAAAAG GATACAATCTATGTGGAGAACATTGAAGAAAGGGAGGAGGCTGGAACACCACCAATCATCCAGAAAGTGAGAACAGCTCTAGCATTTTGGGTGAAAGAGTTCATAAGTCACAAAGTAATTGAAAGAATGGAGCGCAGCTACATTGAACTTGCACTAGAAAGGCTTCTCCCAAATCCTAACATAAGGGTTTTGGGAAATGTAACAGCCAAGAGACAAGCTGTGGTTTCTTTTCTCATTTATACCACAACTTACTCTTCATCAAGTGATAAGAGTGGTGAAAACAACAAGCTTTACCTATGGAGAGAGACAGGGAACAAGAAAGGCAAGCCTCTTCATGGCCGTTTTGTCGCTAAACTGCTTAATGACTTATTTGGTATCCAGGCTAGAGGAGGGTGTGCTTGCGCAGGACCCTATGGACATACCTTACTCAAGATTGATGAGCCTCAGTCACTTGCCTTAAAAGCTGCAATCGAGTTG GGCTATACTGGAGTGAAGCCGGGATGGACAAGGGTCAGATTTCCCTACTACATGTCCAAGGAAGAATTTGAGTTCATTATAGAAGCAATAGAATTCATAGCGATTTATGGACAGAGGTACCTTCCAATTTATCATTTCAACTGGAAGAGTGGTGCTTGGACTTTCAAAAAAAAGGCTTTCGGGGAGACACTCATTGGGAAAGATCAAAATTGCCATTTTTGTGGCTCGCCAATGAAGGGATTGAACCTAGATTGCCACAACACAAAAAACCACAACCATGGAGAAGGCATCACAAAAGAAGGCCAAATTTGCAGGTATGCAAAGTACCTTGAGACAGCCAAGCGCATTGCTGGCCACCTTCCCAAGTTCCCGCCTCAACAGTCGATACCTGAAGAAATAAACCCTAATCTTGTACCATTTAGAGTCTGA